The Fusobacterium varium genome includes the window ATGAACAGACAGGATATATTTTCTTAGAATTGAAAAAAGGGTCAACAGAACAGTATCTAACTTTAGGTATAGGGCAAAAAGCCTCTAAGGGAAAACAGATGTCTTTTTGGGGATTTATACTCAATGATGGTAGAAGAATAGGAGAAGATTTTGAATTATATAAAGATAGTGGGGGAGTAAAAACACCTTTTTCTGAGAAAGATTTATTAAGAAGATTGGGGGATAAAAATAAATTTGCTACTACTCAAAGAGAATATATAGAGATGGTAAATAAAGAACTTTTTGGTTTCTCGCAAATAGGTTACTATAAAAAGCTTATAAATTTTCTATTAAAAATAAGAACATCTAAACTTTCAACAGGAATAAAACCAGTTGATGTTTATCGTATATTAAAAGATTCTCTTCAAGTATTAGAAGATGAAGATTTAAGAATATTAGCTGATACATTGGAAACAATGGATAATATGCAATTAAACAATGAAGAGCGTCAAAAAGAGATGAAGAGTCTATTAACTTTGAAAAGTGAGTATGATAAATATAATAGATTTATTTTGTGGAAAAAAGCTAATACATATAAAGAAATAAAAAATGAGTATGAAAAATTAGAAAAAACTTTAAGAGAGAATTTCAAGGAGATAGAGAAGCTAAAAAATCAAAAAACAGATACAACTATTGAGATAGAAAATATTTTAAAAAGGTTAGATGAGATAAAAGATGAGATTAAAATAGTTGAAGCTATGGATTTAGAAAAACATGTAAGAAATTTAGCTGAACTTGAAAAGAGACTAAAGGATAATGAAAAAGAGTTTTTAGAAAATAAAGAAAAATGTGAAGAGTATAAGGAAAGATTGAAAAAAGATTCAATAAATAAGCATGAAGAAGAAAAGAAATTAAATGAGATAAAAAATAAAATTTCAAAGCATTTAAAAGAGATGAAAGAGATAAATGAAACTTTATTATTTAATAGTAGCATAGAAAATGAGAATATTATATATGATAGAGAGAGTAGTAAAAGAATTGAAGAGGTAAAAAATAATTTAGAAGTTTATAGAGAACAGATAGATTTAGGACTAGAAGCTTTAAAAGTATATAGGGAATTATCAATTAAAAGTGGAGAAATAGAAAATAGGGTAAATAATTTAAAGTTAGAGATGGAATATAAAGAAGATGAGTTGCAAAAGGCAATACTTCTAGAAGATGGAGCTAGGGATTCTCTTATTGAAGATTTCTATACAATGAAAGATCAAAATGAATTTTTAAAGCTATCTAAAAATGATTTAGAAAAGATAATTGAGCTAGTAAAAAAATATGAGGGATTAATAGAAGCTGAAGAGATCAAAAGAGTAGTAGAAAAAAATTATAATAGTAAAAATCAAGAACTTCAAGAGGAAAAATTAAGTAAAAATCATCTATTAAAAATAAAAACTGAAGAGTATGATAGAGAGATAGAGGAGTTAAATAGATTAAAAGAATTAGAGGAAGAACCACCTAAAAGAAAAGAGGAAGTTGTAAAATGTAGAGAAGAGTTACAAAGAGTGGGAATAAATTTTATATCTTTATATGAAGCTATTGATTTTTCAGAAACTTTATCTAAAGAAGAAAGAAATACTCTTGAATCACAATTAAAAGATAGCGGATTATTAGACTCTTTAATTATAGCCTATGAAGATAGAGAAAGAGCTTATGAAATAATAGAAAAATATTCAGATACAATTATTAAAACAGTTGAAAATCCAAATAAAAAAATTAGTTTTAAAAGTTTGATTATAGAAGAGATAGATGAAAAATTAAGAAAGCCAGTGGAAGATTTTTTAAAGAGTATCATTACAAAAGAAAATGATTCTAGTTTTGAAGGGATAGTTTTAGAGAAGACAGGATATTTTAAAAATGGAGTTTTAGAAGGGTATAGTAGTTGTAGAGAAGAAGCTTCATTTATAGGAGTAAACAATAGAAAGAGAAAATTAGAACAAACTATTTTAGAAAAGGAAGAGAGATGTGCTGATTTTCTATATTATATTAAAGAGTTAGAAAAAGAGATTAAAGAGATAGATGGTAAATTATCTATTTTAAAAAGTGAATATGAAAATATACCTAAATTTTCTAATCTTAATACAGGAATAAAATTAAAAGAGGAAAGTGAAGAAAATTTAAAAAGAGCCAAAGAGAGATTTGAAATAGAAGATGAAGAACTAAGTAAAATAAAAATAAGTATGAGAGAGTGGAATCAAAAGGTTATTGAAAGATGTAGAATACTTCCTTTTAGTAGAATATTTGAGGAGTATGAAGAAGCAAAAATAACTGGTGAAAAGTATATGTTGGCTATATATGATTTAGAATCATATATTAGAAATTACAATATCTCTGAAAATAAAATAGTTACAATAGAAGATTCTGAGATAAAAAACGAAGAGTTACTAGATTACTTTTCTATGGCTATGAGAAGAATAGAAAGTGAGATAGAGAGAAATCAAAATTCAATAGAAAAAATAAATGAAATTTTAAACTCTCCAGAAAATTTAGAGGCTACAAAAAGGTTAAAAAAATTAGAAGATGAAAAATCACAATTGGAAAAAGAGTATATGGAATCTGAAAAAATTATTTCTAATATAAAAGGGCTTTTAGAAGAGAAAGATAAAAATTACAATATTGAGAAAAAGAGATTTGAAGAGAAAAAAATAGTAGTTGAAAAAACAGAAAAACTATATAAAGAAGAGTTAGAATTAGGATATGTTCAAGTTAAAAATGGAGATAAGATTGAGAAAATAGAAAAATTGGAAGATATTTTAAATTTAGTTAAAGAAAGAGAAAAAGATAGAGCTGTAGAATCAGTAAGTAAAAAACTACAAGATAAACTTATTGAAAATAAGAGTAGTTTAGAAAAGTATATGATAGGTATTGAAGAAATTTTTGATGAAGATCCAAACTACTGTAGAAAAAGAAATTTTATCAGAGTAATAAAAAATGGAAAGAAGATATCTTTATATGACTTTGAAAAAATATTACAAGATGAGATTATTCAAGGGGAGTTAGCAATAGAGGCAAAAGATAGAGAATTAATAATAGATATTTTAACTGGAAATATAGGGCATAAGATAAATGATTATATCTATGAAAGCAAAATGTGGATAAAAGATATGACAAAAATTATGTTAGAGATGGATACTTCGATGGAATTGAAATTTTCATTAGATTGGAAAGCAAAGGAAAAATTAAGTGAAAATGAGCTAGATATAAAAGAATTAGAGGTTTTATTAAGAAAAGATGTTGAACTTTTACCAAATGAAGATTTAGAAAAAATATCTAGTCACTTTAAAAGTAAACTAAAACTCATCAGAGAGGAACTTGAAGATAATAAAAAAGAAGAGAACAGTTATATGGCAGCTATAAAAAAAGTTTTAGATTATAGAGAGTGGTTTGAGTTTAAAATCTATATTCACAGAGAGGGTAAACCTAAAAAAGAGTTAACTAATGATGCTTATAATAAGTTTAGTGGTGGAGAAAAGGCGATGTCAATATATATTCCACTATTGGCAGCAGCATCAGCTCAATATAAAAAAGCAAAAGAGGATTGTCCAAGAATAATTGCATTAGATGAAGCATTTGCTGGAATAGATGATAAGAATATAGATAGTATGTTTGAATTGATAGAGAAGTTAGATTTTGATTATATTATGAACTCTCAACAACTATGGGGTTGCTATGAATCAGTGAAAAATTTAAGAATAGCTGAATTAACTAATTTGAGAGATAAAAAGATGATACTTGTAAATCGTTTCTTATGGAATGGAAAAAATAAAAGTTTAGAACTTTAGTAAAATTTGAAAGGAAAAATAATGGAAAAAACTTTAAAGGAGTGTGTTTCCTATTTTAAAAATAATCGAGGATATAAAAATATTTTTCAACAGATGAGAGAAAAATGGAGATCTTATGGTAAAATCTCTGGAAATATTATACTAAACAATCCAACTTTAGAAGAGAGAGAGGCTATAAAAAAATTTTTAGGTATAGTTAGTGACAATAAAAAAATAAAGTTTAAAATGTCAGATTTTGAAAAGGGTTTGAAAGAGTCAAGATTTAATAATGTTGAATTAATAGAACTATTAGAAGAGTATTTTCAAGAGAAGATTATCTATCAAAAAGAGGAGAAAAAATTTATAGAAGAGGAAAGGATAAGATTTTTTGAAAATATAAGAGCAAAATTAAAAGTAGAATCTCTTTATAATAAAGAGATAGAAAAATTATTAGATACAATAATTCTTGAAAAATCGTATCTTTTTAAATATGGAGAAGATAACTTTGAAACAGAGAGAATGATATTTTTATCCTTAAAAGCAGTTAATTATTTAAGCAATTTAGATGAAAGAATTAAGATTGCTATTTTAGGAGCTGAAATAGCTAAATCTCCACACTATTTTGATAGGGGAAGTATAGCTGGAAATTTTTTAATATATCTCCTATGTTTGTTATTTGATATTGAAGAGACAAAGGGAGCAGAGAATATTTTAGAGGTATATTATAAAGCTAATATTGAAGTTGATAGTGTATCTAATTATGTGGCTTGTTTTGGAATAAGATTATA containing:
- a CDS encoding TIGR02680 family protein, translating into MSNRWKMNRIGFVNFWLYDEEIFELKDGKLLIRGSNGSGKSVTTQSIVSFILDGDRSPERLDPFGSTGRKMEYYFLQDGEKDEQTGYIFLELKKGSTEQYLTLGIGQKASKGKQMSFWGFILNDGRRIGEDFELYKDSGGVKTPFSEKDLLRRLGDKNKFATTQREYIEMVNKELFGFSQIGYYKKLINFLLKIRTSKLSTGIKPVDVYRILKDSLQVLEDEDLRILADTLETMDNMQLNNEERQKEMKSLLTLKSEYDKYNRFILWKKANTYKEIKNEYEKLEKTLRENFKEIEKLKNQKTDTTIEIENILKRLDEIKDEIKIVEAMDLEKHVRNLAELEKRLKDNEKEFLENKEKCEEYKERLKKDSINKHEEEKKLNEIKNKISKHLKEMKEINETLLFNSSIENENIIYDRESSKRIEEVKNNLEVYREQIDLGLEALKVYRELSIKSGEIENRVNNLKLEMEYKEDELQKAILLEDGARDSLIEDFYTMKDQNEFLKLSKNDLEKIIELVKKYEGLIEAEEIKRVVEKNYNSKNQELQEEKLSKNHLLKIKTEEYDREIEELNRLKELEEEPPKRKEEVVKCREELQRVGINFISLYEAIDFSETLSKEERNTLESQLKDSGLLDSLIIAYEDRERAYEIIEKYSDTIIKTVENPNKKISFKSLIIEEIDEKLRKPVEDFLKSIITKENDSSFEGIVLEKTGYFKNGVLEGYSSCREEASFIGVNNRKRKLEQTILEKEERCADFLYYIKELEKEIKEIDGKLSILKSEYENIPKFSNLNTGIKLKEESEENLKRAKERFEIEDEELSKIKISMREWNQKVIERCRILPFSRIFEEYEEAKITGEKYMLAIYDLESYIRNYNISENKIVTIEDSEIKNEELLDYFSMAMRRIESEIERNQNSIEKINEILNSPENLEATKRLKKLEDEKSQLEKEYMESEKIISNIKGLLEEKDKNYNIEKKRFEEKKIVVEKTEKLYKEELELGYVQVKNGDKIEKIEKLEDILNLVKEREKDRAVESVSKKLQDKLIENKSSLEKYMIGIEEIFDEDPNYCRKRNFIRVIKNGKKISLYDFEKILQDEIIQGELAIEAKDRELIIDILTGNIGHKINDYIYESKMWIKDMTKIMLEMDTSMELKFSLDWKAKEKLSENELDIKELEVLLRKDVELLPNEDLEKISSHFKSKLKLIREELEDNKKEENSYMAAIKKVLDYREWFEFKIYIHREGKPKKELTNDAYNKFSGGEKAMSIYIPLLAAASAQYKKAKEDCPRIIALDEAFAGIDDKNIDSMFELIEKLDFDYIMNSQQLWGCYESVKNLRIAELTNLRDKKMILVNRFLWNGKNKSLEL
- a CDS encoding DUF2399 domain-containing protein, translating into MEKTLKECVSYFKNNRGYKNIFQQMREKWRSYGKISGNIILNNPTLEEREAIKKFLGIVSDNKKIKFKMSDFEKGLKESRFNNVELIELLEEYFQEKIIYQKEEKKFIEEERIRFFENIRAKLKVESLYNKEIEKLLDTIILEKSYLFKYGEDNFETERMIFLSLKAVNYLSNLDERIKIAILGAEIAKSPHYFDRGSIAGNFLIYLLCLLFDIEETKGAENILEVYYKANIEVDSVSNYVACFGIRLYTKLEEHGAYSEFIKNSEEYLVTLSNLSKIVKADSDNKKVFIVENQMVFSYLCECFKNRNISILCTSGQLKTAALILIDMLCEAGCKIYYSGDFDPEGIEIAEKLIQRDKNIVPWCFSKENYKISISENIISDERLKKLDKIENTYFKELIEEIKIEKKAGYQELLLDKMLKDIEEICI